The Desulfohalovibrio reitneri genome contains a region encoding:
- the galU gene encoding UTP--glucose-1-phosphate uridylyltransferase GalU, which produces MIINKVVIPVAGWGTRSLPATKNIPKEMLPVYKKPTVQYVVEEAMTSGLNNVVFINNQNKKIIEDHFDYNLTLERVLERGGKEKLLAEVRQVAEMVNIISVRQKVQLGLGHAVLCAREAVKNDNFAVMVGDDLLFGAEPGIKQLIDVARSENMAVVGVMEVPQSKVSNYGIIAGEEINPGKYKVRNLVEKPPVSEAPSRLAVIGRYVLTPEIFEHLEKVEPGVGGEIQLTDALQGLAKANRLLAVKIHGQRFDAGDWVDYLTANIYFALHDEDLRDDLVQRLRELLSCS; this is translated from the coding sequence ATGATCATCAACAAGGTCGTCATTCCCGTCGCGGGGTGGGGAACCCGCTCCCTGCCAGCCACCAAGAACATCCCCAAGGAGATGCTGCCGGTCTACAAGAAGCCCACTGTGCAGTATGTTGTCGAGGAGGCCATGACCTCCGGCCTGAACAACGTGGTCTTCATCAACAACCAGAACAAAAAGATCATCGAGGACCACTTTGACTACAACCTCACCCTGGAGCGGGTCCTGGAGCGCGGCGGCAAGGAAAAGCTCCTGGCGGAGGTGCGGCAGGTGGCCGAGATGGTCAACATCATCTCCGTACGGCAGAAGGTCCAGCTGGGTCTGGGCCACGCCGTGCTCTGCGCCCGCGAGGCGGTCAAGAACGACAACTTCGCGGTCATGGTGGGAGACGACCTCCTGTTCGGCGCGGAGCCGGGCATCAAGCAGCTCATCGACGTGGCCCGCAGCGAGAACATGGCCGTGGTCGGCGTCATGGAGGTTCCCCAGTCCAAGGTCTCCAACTACGGCATCATCGCCGGAGAGGAGATCAATCCCGGCAAGTACAAGGTCCGCAACCTGGTGGAGAAGCCGCCGGTCAGCGAGGCCCCGTCGCGCCTGGCCGTCATCGGGCGCTACGTGCTCACCCCGGAGATTTTCGAGCACCTGGAGAAGGTGGAGCCCGGCGTGGGCGGTGAAATCCAACTCACCGACGCCCTGCAGGGGCTGGCCAAGGCAAACCGCCTGCTGGCGGTGAAGATCCACGGCCAGCGGTTCGACGCCGGGGACTGGGTGGATTACCTCACGGCCAACATCTACTTCGCCCTGCACGACGAGGATCTGCGCGACGACCTAGTGCAGCGGCTTCGGGAGTTGCTGTCTTGCAGCTGA
- the glmM gene encoding phosphoglucosamine mutase: MTDKRLFGTDGLRGRVNQYPMTAEVALKLGLAAGRVFSSRVHHNRIVIGKDTRLSGYVFESALTSGFCAAGMDVFLVGPMPTPAISFLSRNMRASAGVVISASHNPHWDNGIKFFDEAGMKLPDEIEDRITSMVLSNGFEDYPPPEEVGRAHRISDALGRYIVALKQTFPTRINLEGLTIALDCANGASYKVAPMALEELGAKVIKIACEPNGKNINDECGSTHPGLIASKVMEVGADIGIALDGDGDRLIVVDEKGRVLDGDQIMALCARDLLERGELKNNTLVATVMSNLALELFMKECGGRLLRTKVGDRYVAEAMRREGAVLGGEQSGHIIFINFATTGDGILAALQLLRIMVEKQRPLSELANLLTPMPQVLRNVEVGCKIPFDDEPEIARCVALAEERLAGRGRVLLRYSGTEPKARVMVEGEDKALVDELARDIAETVGKRLR; this comes from the coding sequence ATGACCGACAAACGACTCTTCGGGACCGACGGCCTGCGCGGCCGGGTCAACCAATACCCCATGACCGCGGAAGTGGCCCTCAAGCTTGGGCTGGCCGCCGGACGCGTCTTTTCCTCCCGCGTGCACCACAACCGCATCGTCATCGGCAAGGACACCCGGCTGTCCGGCTACGTGTTCGAGTCGGCCCTGACCTCCGGGTTCTGCGCCGCGGGCATGGACGTCTTTCTGGTGGGGCCCATGCCCACGCCGGCGATCTCCTTCCTTTCGCGCAACATGCGCGCTTCGGCCGGAGTGGTCATCTCCGCCTCGCACAACCCCCACTGGGACAACGGCATCAAGTTCTTCGACGAAGCGGGCATGAAGCTGCCGGACGAGATTGAGGACCGCATCACCTCCATGGTCCTCTCCAACGGCTTCGAGGATTACCCGCCGCCCGAGGAAGTGGGACGCGCCCACCGCATCTCCGACGCCCTGGGCCGCTACATTGTGGCCTTGAAACAGACCTTCCCCACCCGGATCAACCTGGAGGGGCTGACCATCGCCCTGGACTGCGCCAACGGGGCTTCCTACAAGGTCGCGCCCATGGCCTTGGAGGAGCTTGGGGCCAAGGTCATCAAGATCGCCTGCGAGCCCAACGGCAAGAACATCAACGACGAGTGCGGCTCCACGCATCCGGGCCTCATCGCCTCCAAGGTGATGGAGGTGGGCGCGGACATCGGCATCGCCCTGGATGGCGACGGCGACCGGCTCATCGTGGTGGACGAGAAGGGCAGGGTGCTGGACGGCGATCAGATAATGGCCCTGTGCGCCCGCGACCTGCTGGAGCGCGGCGAGTTGAAGAACAACACCCTGGTGGCCACGGTCATGAGCAACCTGGCCCTGGAACTGTTCATGAAGGAGTGCGGCGGGAGGCTGCTGCGCACCAAGGTGGGCGACCGCTACGTGGCCGAAGCCATGCGCCGCGAGGGCGCGGTGCTGGGCGGCGAGCAGTCGGGCCACATCATTTTCATCAATTTCGCCACCACCGGCGACGGCATCCTGGCCGCGCTGCAGCTTTTGCGCATCATGGTGGAGAAGCAGCGGCCGCTGTCCGAGCTGGCCAACCTGCTGACCCCCATGCCGCAGGTGCTGCGCAACGTGGAGGTGGGGTGCAAGATTCCTTTCGACGACGAACCGGAGATAGCCAGATGCGTGGCCCTGGCCGAGGAGCGGCTGGCCGGGCGGGGCAGAGTGCTGCTGCGCTATTCCGGCACCGAGCCCAAGGCGCGTGTCATGGTGGAGGGCGAGGACAAGGCCCTGGTGGATGAATTGGCCAGGGACATTGCGGAAACGGTCGGGAAACGGTTACGTTGA
- the ybeY gene encoding rRNA maturation RNase YbeY yields MTPLPPEFPLSRRELAEVLDDVADALGLGADQVGLRLVGDAEMAALNRRHAGLPGPTNVLSFEAAEDGEGLGELVLSVDTLQRETFLYGQEPREHLVRLLAHGLLHLAGLDHGPEMEAMTEATVNAAGFPSAS; encoded by the coding sequence ATGACCCCGCTGCCGCCGGAGTTCCCCCTGTCCCGCCGTGAACTGGCCGAAGTGCTTGATGACGTGGCCGACGCGCTGGGATTGGGCGCGGATCAGGTGGGGCTGCGGCTGGTGGGGGACGCGGAAATGGCCGCTCTCAACCGCCGCCACGCCGGGCTGCCCGGCCCCACCAACGTGCTATCCTTCGAGGCGGCTGAGGACGGAGAAGGCTTGGGCGAGCTGGTCCTCTCCGTGGACACGTTGCAGCGGGAGACCTTTCTTTACGGCCAGGAGCCGCGCGAGCACCTGGTCCGGCTCCTGGCCCACGGCCTGCTGCACCTGGCGGGACTGGACCACGGCCCGGAGATGGAGGCCATGACCGAGGCGACCGTGAACGCCGCCGGCTTTCCTTCCGCATCCTGA
- a CDS encoding CdaR family protein, with the protein MRENWQYALLALVLAVFSWYLVSGRERVETWVQAPVVTSNTPSDMVIMDGLVGKVEVRVRGPSALIRNLAAADMAYTLDLSGLEPGENVINLDPGQFPLSGAVRALEIKPPRLTVRADRVVSREMAVRPEWKGELDASWRFRRAETDPPTVQVIGPEGYLDGLEAVPTRPVDLPSPRPEEVTREVALDLPPTVEAEPSGVLASLFFGPELLDIWVKMPVGLPDSAKRGYRFDPGEVRLHLEVPRYLTVDAGFREGIEVRAAPLNGLPPEGGMVGLDVTLPKFYNLLEAKPDEVRAVPDGDERADREN; encoded by the coding sequence GTGCGCGAGAACTGGCAATACGCCCTGCTGGCTTTGGTGCTGGCCGTGTTCTCCTGGTACCTGGTCTCCGGGCGGGAGCGCGTGGAGACCTGGGTGCAGGCCCCGGTCGTCACCTCCAATACCCCTTCGGACATGGTCATCATGGACGGCCTGGTGGGCAAGGTGGAGGTGCGGGTGCGCGGTCCCAGCGCACTCATCCGCAACCTGGCCGCCGCGGACATGGCCTACACCCTGGATCTCTCCGGGCTCGAACCGGGGGAGAACGTAATCAACCTTGATCCGGGGCAGTTCCCCCTTTCCGGCGCGGTGCGAGCCCTGGAGATCAAGCCGCCGCGGCTGACCGTGCGGGCGGACAGGGTGGTCAGCCGGGAGATGGCGGTCCGGCCGGAGTGGAAGGGCGAGTTGGACGCCAGCTGGCGCTTTCGCCGCGCCGAGACCGATCCGCCCACGGTCCAAGTAATTGGCCCCGAGGGATACCTGGACGGCCTGGAGGCCGTGCCGACACGTCCCGTGGATCTGCCTTCCCCCCGGCCCGAGGAGGTCACGCGGGAGGTGGCCCTGGACCTGCCGCCCACGGTGGAGGCGGAACCCTCCGGCGTTCTCGCCAGCCTCTTTTTCGGGCCCGAGTTGCTGGACATTTGGGTCAAGATGCCGGTAGGTCTGCCGGACTCGGCGAAGCGCGGCTACCGCTTCGACCCCGGGGAGGTGCGTCTGCACCTTGAGGTGCCCAGGTATCTCACGGTGGACGCCGGATTCCGTGAGGGCATCGAGGTGCGGGCCGCTCCTCTGAACGGTTTGCCGCCGGAGGGCGGCATGGTCGGGCTGGATGTCACCCTGCCCAAATTCTACAACCTTTTGGAAGCCAAGCCCGACGAAGTCCGCGCCGTGCCCGACGGGGACGAGCGGGCGGATCGGGAAAACTGA
- the folP gene encoding dihydropteroate synthase translates to MTTTSPSTSRAGVSWRVKGGGVLGPAPFLVCGILNATPDSFYDGGRNTGVEAAVAHGRFLLGQGADVLDVGGESTRPGAPPVEADEELSRVLPVLRELAAEASVAVDTVKASVAAACLEAGAVIVNDVSAARLDPGLTDVLTQYKPGYVLMHMLGEPRTMQLETRYDDVVDDVRSFLAAKMDELVRAGLPEDRIVLDPGIGFGKSLEHNLELLQRIDEVAALGRPVYMGLSNKSWLGKLLGAEPGDRPPLTATASALLQARGVRIHRVHEVGLVRSALLLAEEMSP, encoded by the coding sequence ATGACGACGACAAGCCCATCCACTAGCCGCGCCGGGGTGTCCTGGCGCGTCAAGGGGGGCGGGGTCCTTGGCCCCGCCCCCTTTCTCGTATGCGGCATCCTCAACGCCACCCCGGACTCCTTTTACGACGGAGGGCGGAACACAGGCGTGGAAGCGGCCGTGGCCCACGGCCGCTTCCTGTTGGGCCAGGGCGCGGACGTGCTGGACGTGGGCGGCGAGTCCACCCGGCCGGGCGCGCCCCCGGTGGAGGCGGACGAGGAACTGAGCCGGGTGCTGCCCGTGTTGCGGGAGCTGGCCGCCGAGGCATCCGTGGCCGTGGACACGGTCAAGGCGTCGGTGGCCGCGGCCTGCCTGGAGGCGGGAGCCGTCATCGTCAACGATGTTTCCGCCGCCCGCCTGGATCCCGGCCTGACCGACGTGCTTACCCAGTACAAGCCGGGGTACGTGCTCATGCACATGCTGGGCGAGCCGCGCACCATGCAGTTGGAGACCCGCTACGACGACGTGGTGGACGATGTGCGCTCCTTTCTGGCCGCGAAAATGGACGAACTGGTGCGGGCCGGGCTTCCCGAGGACCGCATCGTCCTCGACCCGGGCATCGGCTTCGGCAAGAGCCTGGAGCATAACCTGGAGCTTTTGCAGCGCATCGACGAGGTGGCCGCGCTGGGCCGTCCGGTCTACATGGGGTTGTCCAACAAGTCCTGGCTGGGCAAACTGCTGGGAGCGGAGCCGGGCGACCGGCCGCCGTTGACCGCCACGGCCTCGGCCCTGCTGCAGGCCAGGGGGGTGCGCATCCACCGGGTGCACGAGGTGGGACTGGTCCGTTCCGCCCTGCTGCTGGCGGAGGAAATGTCCCCATGA
- the cdaA gene encoding diadenylate cyclase CdaA, which produces MLDASQISWRELLDVGLVAFIYYRLILLFKGTRAVPAIYGLVLVLALYYLSGELGLYTLNWFLANFLGSIFLVIIILFQQDIRKALADVGAGRFWRKGGVRERTLKEVITSLTSMAKPRIGALVVFEQRVPLGDVIEKGVPIDAKVSDELLTTIFFHDTPLHDGAVVISGDRIKAASCILPLTHDASLSSAFGTRHRAAIGITEETDAVVLVVSEERGEISLVERGRIYYGLTEASLFGKVKEALER; this is translated from the coding sequence ATGCTCGACGCTTCCCAAATAAGCTGGCGCGAACTGCTCGACGTCGGCTTGGTGGCCTTCATCTACTACCGCCTGATCCTGCTCTTCAAGGGGACCCGGGCGGTTCCGGCCATCTATGGACTGGTGTTGGTGCTGGCCCTGTACTATTTGTCCGGCGAGCTGGGGCTCTACACCCTCAACTGGTTCCTGGCCAACTTCCTGGGCTCCATTTTCCTGGTCATCATCATCCTCTTCCAGCAGGACATCCGCAAGGCCCTGGCCGATGTGGGCGCGGGGCGTTTCTGGCGCAAGGGAGGAGTACGGGAACGGACACTCAAAGAAGTCATCACTTCCCTGACATCCATGGCCAAGCCGCGCATCGGCGCGTTGGTGGTCTTCGAGCAGCGGGTGCCCCTGGGCGACGTCATAGAGAAGGGCGTGCCCATCGACGCCAAGGTCTCCGACGAACTGCTGACCACCATCTTCTTCCACGACACCCCCCTGCACGACGGCGCGGTGGTCATAAGCGGAGACCGCATCAAGGCGGCCAGCTGCATCCTGCCCCTGACCCACGACGCCTCCCTGTCCAGCGCCTTCGGCACGCGCCACCGCGCGGCCATCGGCATCACCGAGGAGACCGATGCCGTGGTTCTGGTGGTCAGCGAGGAACGGGGGGAGATTTCCCTGGTGGAGCGCGGCCGCATCTATTACGGACTGACCGAGGCCTCCCTGTTCGGCAAGGTCAAGGAAGCGCTGGAGCGGTAA
- the argH gene encoding argininosuccinate lyase produces MADEKLWGGRFAQGTDELVEEYTESVSFDMALYEADIAGSMAHARMLAAQGVITGDEAEEMVRGLDQVRQEIESGEYSFSTKLEDVHMNVESRLTEIIGDTGKKLHTGRSRNDQVALDFRLYIASRVEEWIRGIKGVVAVLVECASRHVDTILPGCTHLQPAQPVSLAHHLLAYCWMLRRDAERMEDSLKRIKVSPLGAAALAGTTYPLDPKRVADEVGFPEVFRNSMDAVSDRDFVVEPVFCASLAMTHLSRLCEELILWANPGFGYVRLPDAYATGSSIMPQKKNPDVCEVMRGKTGRVYGALVGLLTTLKGLPLAYNRDLQEDKEPFLDADWTLSMSLSLLAGMMSEMEFRPERMRRAVKEGFLNATELADYLVGKGMPFREAHHVTGRAVAQAEDEGLGLEDLSLDVLRGFSELIGEDVFEVLDYDAAVARRVTPGSTGPESVRAQMEELAEWIT; encoded by the coding sequence ATGGCCGACGAGAAGCTGTGGGGCGGACGTTTCGCCCAGGGCACGGACGAGCTGGTGGAGGAGTACACCGAGTCGGTGAGCTTCGACATGGCCCTGTACGAGGCCGACATCGCGGGCTCCATGGCCCACGCCCGTATGCTGGCCGCCCAAGGGGTGATCACCGGTGACGAGGCCGAGGAGATGGTCCGGGGGCTGGACCAGGTCCGCCAGGAGATCGAGTCCGGCGAGTACTCCTTCAGCACCAAGCTGGAGGACGTGCACATGAACGTGGAGTCGCGGCTCACCGAGATCATCGGCGACACGGGCAAGAAGCTGCACACCGGCCGCTCCCGCAACGACCAGGTGGCCCTGGATTTCCGCCTCTACATCGCCTCGCGGGTGGAAGAGTGGATTCGCGGCATCAAGGGCGTGGTGGCCGTGCTGGTGGAGTGCGCCTCGAGGCATGTGGATACCATCCTGCCCGGCTGCACGCATTTGCAGCCCGCACAGCCCGTGAGCCTGGCCCACCACCTGCTGGCCTACTGCTGGATGCTGCGCCGCGACGCCGAGCGCATGGAGGATTCCCTCAAGCGCATCAAGGTCTCCCCCCTGGGGGCGGCCGCCCTGGCGGGCACCACCTATCCCCTGGACCCCAAGCGGGTGGCGGACGAAGTCGGCTTCCCCGAGGTATTCCGCAACTCCATGGACGCGGTCTCTGACCGCGATTTCGTGGTGGAGCCGGTCTTTTGCGCCTCCCTGGCCATGACCCATCTTTCCAGGCTGTGCGAGGAACTCATCCTCTGGGCCAACCCCGGCTTCGGGTACGTGCGGCTGCCGGACGCCTACGCCACCGGCTCCTCCATCATGCCCCAGAAGAAGAACCCCGACGTCTGCGAGGTCATGCGGGGCAAGACGGGGCGGGTGTACGGCGCGCTGGTGGGCCTGCTGACAACCCTCAAGGGGCTGCCGCTGGCCTACAACCGCGATTTGCAGGAGGACAAGGAGCCCTTCCTGGACGCGGACTGGACCCTGTCCATGTCCCTCTCCCTGCTGGCGGGCATGATGTCCGAGATGGAGTTCCGGCCCGAGCGCATGCGCCGGGCGGTCAAGGAAGGCTTCCTCAACGCCACGGAGCTGGCCGACTATCTGGTGGGCAAGGGCATGCCCTTCCGCGAGGCGCACCACGTCACCGGCAGGGCCGTGGCCCAGGCCGAGGACGAGGGCCTCGGCCTGGAGGACCTGTCCCTGGACGTCCTGCGCGGCTTCTCAGAGCTGATCGGCGAGGACGTCTTCGAGGTGCTGGACTACGACGCGGCCGTGGCCAGGCGCGTGACGCCTGGCTCCACCGGGCCGGAGTCCGTTCGTGCGCAGATGGAGGAACTGGCCGAGTGGATTACCTGA
- the argF gene encoding ornithine carbamoyltransferase: MRHFLTILDLSAVEAEAMLHRALDLKRNGLRLSTLAGKTLILLFEKASTRTRLSFEVAVRHLGGSCIFMSDRESQLGRNEPLRDTARVVSRYGDGLIVRTFGQEKLAELSRYSSVPVVNALSDAYHPCQVMSDLLTLAERIDGGVEGLGNQRVAWVGDGNNMAHSWINAAIQFPFELTLACPEGFGPDEGVLNLALEKGARVKLTHDPAEAVKDADFVNTDVWASMGQEGEQDKRARVFEGFQVNSDLLIRAAPGARVMHCLPAHRGEEITDEVMESEASIVWDQAENRLHMQKAILEWIYMERGGAQ, encoded by the coding sequence ATGCGCCATTTCCTGACCATACTCGACCTTTCCGCGGTGGAAGCCGAGGCCATGCTGCACCGGGCGCTCGACTTGAAGCGCAACGGGTTGCGGTTGAGCACCCTGGCGGGCAAGACCCTCATCCTGCTCTTTGAAAAGGCCTCCACCCGAACCCGACTCTCCTTCGAGGTGGCGGTGCGCCATCTGGGCGGTTCCTGCATCTTCATGTCCGACCGCGAGTCCCAGCTCGGCCGTAACGAACCCCTGCGCGACACCGCCCGCGTGGTCTCCCGCTACGGCGACGGTCTCATCGTGCGCACCTTCGGCCAGGAGAAGCTGGCCGAGCTGTCCCGCTACTCCTCGGTGCCGGTGGTCAACGCCCTGTCAGACGCCTACCACCCCTGCCAGGTCATGAGCGACCTGCTGACCTTGGCCGAACGCATCGACGGTGGCGTGGAGGGACTGGGCAACCAGCGCGTGGCCTGGGTGGGCGACGGCAACAACATGGCCCACTCCTGGATCAACGCAGCCATCCAGTTCCCCTTCGAGCTGACCCTGGCCTGCCCGGAGGGCTTCGGCCCGGACGAGGGCGTGCTGAATCTGGCCCTGGAAAAGGGCGCCCGGGTGAAGCTGACCCATGACCCGGCCGAGGCCGTGAAGGACGCGGACTTCGTCAATACAGACGTCTGGGCCTCCATGGGCCAGGAAGGGGAGCAGGACAAGCGGGCGCGGGTATTCGAGGGCTTCCAGGTCAACTCCGACCTGCTGATCCGGGCCGCTCCCGGCGCGCGGGTCATGCACTGCCTGCCCGCCCACCGTGGCGAGGAAATCACCGACGAGGTCATGGAGAGCGAAGCCTCCATCGTCTGGGACCAGGCCGAAAACCGGCTGCACATGCAAAAAGCCATTCTGGAATGGATTTATATGGAGAGGGGAGGAGCCCAATGA
- the ftsH gene encoding ATP-dependent zinc metalloprotease FtsH, translated as MNNITKNLVLWITISLVMVVLFNLFNQPQATEEKMAYSDFLHAVEQGEVLSVKIQGERISGKLVQDERFMTYRPEGDTGLVDKLMENNVQVVAEPTDNVPWYMSLLFNWFPMLLIIGVWIFFMRQMQGGGGGRGGAMSFGRSKAKMMTQEQTRVTFADVAGVDEAKEELSEVVDFLSSPKKFTRLGGRIPKGVLLVGPPGTGKTLMARAVAGEAGVPFFSISGSDFVEMFVGVGAARVRDLFTQGKKNAPCLIFIDEIDAVGRQRGAGLGGGHDEREQTLNQLLVEMDGFESNEGVILIAATNRPDVLDPALLRPGRFDRQVVVPTPDLRGRTRILQVHTRKSPLSPKVDLEVIARGTPGFSGADLENLVNEAALHAAKLNKNEVEMEDFEEAKDKVLMGKERRSVILSEEEKKVTAYHEGGHALVGKLLPGTDPVHKVTIIPRGMALGVTQTLPVDERHSYSKSYLLNQLCFLLGGRVAEELNLGEITTGAGNDIDRASKLARKMVCQFGMSDKLGPLAFGENNDQVFLGRELGHSRDYSEDTARLIDAEVRRFMDEAHEKTKGLLEQNGEVLHKIADALLERETISGADIDLLMEGKELPPMPKPGANGEPGAGRRAPAREDDRRSEDDDEFTWTHEDDDDDKPIH; from the coding sequence TTGAACAACATCACGAAGAATCTGGTTCTGTGGATCACCATCTCACTGGTGATGGTGGTTCTTTTCAACCTGTTCAACCAGCCGCAGGCCACCGAGGAAAAGATGGCCTACTCTGACTTCCTCCACGCCGTGGAGCAGGGGGAGGTCCTTTCCGTGAAGATCCAGGGCGAGCGCATCTCGGGCAAGTTGGTCCAGGATGAGCGCTTCATGACCTACCGGCCAGAGGGAGACACCGGGCTGGTGGACAAGCTCATGGAGAACAACGTCCAGGTGGTGGCCGAGCCAACGGACAACGTGCCGTGGTACATGAGCCTGCTCTTCAACTGGTTCCCCATGCTGCTCATCATCGGCGTGTGGATATTCTTCATGCGCCAGATGCAGGGCGGCGGGGGAGGCCGCGGGGGGGCCATGAGCTTCGGCCGCTCCAAGGCCAAGATGATGACCCAGGAGCAGACCCGGGTCACATTCGCCGACGTGGCCGGTGTCGACGAGGCCAAGGAGGAGCTTTCCGAGGTCGTGGACTTCCTGTCCAGCCCCAAGAAGTTCACCCGCCTGGGCGGCCGCATCCCCAAGGGCGTGCTCCTGGTGGGCCCCCCGGGCACGGGCAAGACGCTCATGGCTCGGGCCGTGGCCGGCGAGGCGGGCGTGCCCTTCTTCTCCATCTCAGGTTCCGACTTTGTGGAGATGTTCGTGGGCGTGGGTGCGGCGCGTGTGCGCGACCTCTTCACCCAAGGCAAGAAGAACGCCCCCTGCCTGATCTTCATCGACGAGATCGACGCCGTGGGACGGCAGCGAGGCGCGGGCCTGGGCGGCGGCCACGACGAGCGGGAGCAGACCCTCAACCAGCTGCTGGTGGAGATGGACGGTTTCGAGTCCAACGAGGGGGTCATCCTCATCGCGGCCACCAACCGCCCCGACGTGCTGGACCCCGCCCTGTTGCGGCCCGGCCGGTTCGACCGGCAGGTGGTGGTGCCCACTCCGGACCTGCGCGGCCGCACCCGCATCCTGCAGGTGCATACCCGCAAGAGCCCGCTCTCCCCGAAGGTGGACCTGGAGGTCATCGCCCGCGGCACGCCCGGCTTCTCAGGCGCGGACCTGGAGAACCTGGTCAACGAGGCGGCCCTGCACGCGGCCAAGCTGAACAAGAACGAAGTCGAGATGGAAGACTTCGAGGAAGCCAAGGACAAGGTCCTCATGGGCAAGGAGCGGCGCAGTGTCATCCTCTCCGAGGAGGAGAAGAAGGTCACGGCCTACCACGAGGGCGGCCACGCCCTGGTGGGCAAGCTGCTGCCAGGCACCGACCCCGTGCACAAGGTGACCATCATCCCGCGCGGCATGGCCCTGGGCGTCACCCAGACCTTGCCTGTGGACGAGCGTCACAGCTACTCCAAGAGCTACCTCCTCAACCAGCTCTGCTTCCTGCTGGGCGGCCGGGTGGCCGAGGAGCTGAACCTGGGCGAAATCACCACCGGCGCGGGCAACGACATCGACCGCGCCTCCAAGCTGGCCCGCAAGATGGTCTGCCAGTTCGGCATGAGCGACAAGCTGGGCCCCCTGGCCTTCGGCGAGAACAACGACCAGGTGTTTCTGGGCCGCGAACTGGGCCACAGCCGAGACTATTCCGAGGACACCGCCCGGCTCATCGACGCCGAAGTGCGCCGCTTCATGGACGAGGCGCACGAAAAAACCAAGGGACTGCTGGAGCAGAACGGCGAGGTTCTGCACAAGATCGCCGACGCCCTGCTGGAGCGGGAGACCATATCCGGCGCGGACATCGACCTGCTCATGGAGGGCAAGGAATTGCCCCCCATGCCCAAGCCCGGGGCCAACGGCGAGCCCGGCGCGGGACGCCGGGCGCCCGCCCGCGAGGACGACCGCCGCAGCGAGGACGATGACGAATTCACCTGGACCCACGAGGACGATGACGACGACAAGCCCATCCACTAG